The Aggregatilinea lenta genome includes a region encoding these proteins:
- the leuS gene encoding leucine--tRNA ligase — MADKYTPQEIEPRWSGRWEREGKNRSVADPSREKFYALTMLPYPSGDLHIGHWYAMTPSDARARWLRMRGYNVLFPMGFDAFGLPAENAAIQRGIHPKIWTYRNINNMRRQLRTMGAMFDWEREAVSSDPEYYKWTQWFFLQFYKYGLAYRQRAAVDFCPHCNTTLAREQVWGDDRHCERCGTPVIKKNLEQWFFRITKYADELIEDLDWIKWPERVKLMQNNWIGRSEGAHVTFHTEQGDPITVFTTRPDTLWGATFMVLAPEHSLVDKITTPEQRAAVDAYIDEASRKTEIDRTAEGKEKTGVFTGGYAINPVNGERIPIWIADYVLISYGSGAIMAVPAHDQRDFEFARKYDLPVRIVIQPDGETDLDPAKMTEAWPGEGVMVNSAEFDGTPAHKSGDGKKNEAVGVVTKWLEAREMGHGAVNFRLRDWLISRQRYWGAPIPMVYCPNCGVVPVPEADLPVLLPDDVDFRPTGESPLRYHEGFLNTTCPACGGPATRETDTMDTFMCSSWYPYRYLSPHYDGGPFDPEEGAYWLPVDQYTGGIEHATMHLMYTRFFTKAMRDCDIFEQTEAVAKAMGRDTEGMYDEPMLGLFNQGMILGEPRSGDVIVAEGTFQGGKLNAASVRVLPNIEDAPPANGTDRVVGEVVSRKELILNVMTPEGASVVVDTDENTTFEVPGVGPNAAVESIRYHLDVEKMSKSKGNVIAPDQLVQEHGADTVRAYLMFAFEWEKGGPWNSQGIQGPKRWLNDVWDLALDGAPQGMPDEKADRDLRRKVHQAIQKVDYGLETFGFNTAISALMALRNDLQAAYRAANVSADAWNEAIETLLLLMAPFTPFITEELWTKTGHEYSIHDQAWPVYDEEIAAEDEITLVVQVNGKVRDRITVPADVSEEDAKRLALETDGAQRHMDGKPPRKVIYVAQRGMVNIVV, encoded by the coding sequence ATGGCAGACAAGTATACGCCGCAAGAAATCGAACCCCGCTGGTCAGGGCGATGGGAGCGCGAAGGCAAGAACCGTTCGGTGGCCGATCCGAGCCGCGAGAAGTTCTACGCGCTGACGATGCTGCCGTATCCCAGTGGCGACCTGCACATCGGCCACTGGTACGCCATGACGCCGTCGGATGCGCGCGCGCGGTGGCTGCGGATGCGCGGCTATAACGTGCTGTTCCCGATGGGCTTCGACGCGTTTGGCCTGCCTGCCGAAAACGCGGCGATCCAGCGCGGCATCCACCCAAAGATCTGGACGTATCGCAACATCAACAACATGCGCCGCCAATTGCGCACGATGGGCGCGATGTTCGACTGGGAGCGCGAGGCCGTTTCCAGCGATCCTGAATACTATAAGTGGACGCAGTGGTTTTTCCTGCAGTTCTACAAGTACGGGCTGGCCTACCGTCAGCGCGCGGCGGTGGACTTCTGCCCGCACTGCAACACGACGCTGGCGCGCGAGCAGGTTTGGGGCGATGACCGCCACTGTGAGCGCTGTGGCACGCCCGTCATCAAGAAGAACCTGGAGCAGTGGTTCTTCCGCATCACGAAGTACGCCGACGAGCTGATCGAGGACCTGGACTGGATCAAGTGGCCGGAGCGCGTCAAGCTGATGCAGAACAACTGGATCGGGCGCAGCGAAGGCGCGCACGTCACGTTCCACACGGAGCAGGGCGATCCGATCACGGTGTTCACCACGCGGCCTGACACGCTGTGGGGCGCGACGTTCATGGTGCTGGCTCCCGAGCATTCGCTGGTGGATAAGATCACCACGCCAGAGCAGCGCGCCGCGGTGGACGCCTACATCGACGAAGCGTCGCGCAAGACCGAGATCGACCGCACCGCCGAGGGCAAGGAGAAGACGGGCGTCTTCACGGGCGGCTACGCGATCAACCCGGTCAACGGCGAACGCATCCCGATCTGGATCGCGGACTACGTGCTGATCAGCTACGGCAGCGGCGCGATCATGGCTGTGCCCGCGCACGACCAGCGCGACTTCGAGTTCGCGCGTAAGTACGACCTGCCGGTGCGTATCGTCATCCAGCCGGACGGCGAAACGGACCTGGACCCGGCCAAGATGACGGAGGCGTGGCCCGGCGAAGGCGTGATGGTCAACAGCGCCGAGTTCGACGGCACGCCCGCGCACAAATCCGGCGACGGCAAAAAGAACGAGGCCGTGGGCGTCGTCACGAAGTGGCTGGAAGCGCGTGAGATGGGTCACGGCGCGGTGAACTTCCGGCTGCGCGACTGGCTGATCAGCCGTCAGCGCTACTGGGGCGCGCCGATCCCGATGGTCTACTGCCCGAACTGCGGCGTCGTGCCGGTTCCTGAAGCGGATCTGCCCGTGCTGCTGCCCGACGACGTGGACTTCCGCCCGACCGGAGAAAGTCCGCTGCGCTACCACGAGGGCTTCCTGAACACGACCTGCCCGGCGTGCGGCGGCCCCGCGACGCGCGAGACGGACACGATGGACACATTCATGTGCTCGTCGTGGTACCCGTACCGCTACCTGTCGCCACACTACGACGGCGGCCCGTTCGACCCCGAAGAGGGCGCGTACTGGCTGCCGGTGGACCAGTACACGGGCGGCATCGAGCACGCGACGATGCACCTGATGTACACGCGTTTCTTCACTAAGGCCATGCGCGACTGCGACATCTTCGAGCAGACGGAAGCCGTGGCGAAGGCGATGGGGCGCGACACGGAAGGCATGTACGACGAGCCGATGCTGGGCCTGTTCAACCAGGGGATGATCCTGGGCGAGCCGCGCAGCGGTGATGTGATCGTGGCCGAGGGCACGTTCCAGGGCGGCAAGCTGAATGCTGCCAGCGTGCGCGTGCTGCCGAATATCGAGGATGCGCCCCCCGCCAACGGCACCGACCGCGTGGTGGGTGAGGTGGTGTCGCGCAAGGAACTGATCCTGAACGTGATGACGCCGGAAGGCGCGTCCGTGGTGGTCGATACGGACGAAAACACCACGTTCGAGGTTCCCGGCGTGGGTCCTAACGCCGCCGTGGAGAGCATCCGCTATCACCTGGACGTCGAGAAGATGTCCAAGTCGAAGGGTAACGTCATCGCGCCGGACCAACTGGTGCAGGAGCACGGCGCGGACACGGTGCGCGCGTACCTGATGTTCGCCTTCGAGTGGGAAAAGGGCGGCCCGTGGAACAGCCAGGGCATCCAGGGCCCCAAACGCTGGCTGAACGATGTGTGGGATCTGGCGCTGGACGGCGCGCCGCAGGGCATGCCTGACGAGAAGGCCGACCGCGACCTGCGCCGGAAGGTGCACCAGGCGATCCAGAAAGTCGATTACGGCTTGGAGACGTTTGGGTTCAACACAGCGATCTCGGCGCTGATGGCGCTGCGCAACGACCTGCAAGCGGCGTACCGCGCGGCGAACGTCAGCGCGGACGCCTGGAACGAAGCGATCGAAACGCTGTTGCTGCTGATGGCCCCGTTCACGCCGTTCATCACGGAAGAACTGTGGACGAAGACCGGGCACGAGTACAGCATTCACGATCAGGCGTGGCCCGTCTACGACGAGGAAATCGCCGCCGAGGACGAGATCACGCTGGTGGTGCAGGTCAACGGCAAGGTCCGCGACCGCATCACCGTTCCGGCGGACGTGAGCGAGGAAGATGCCAAGCGGCTGGCGCTGGAAACCGACGGCGCGCAGCGGCACATGGACGGCAAGCCGCCGCGCAAGGTGATCTACGTCGCGCAGCGCGGCATGGTGAACATCGTCGTGTAG
- a CDS encoding DUF3644 domain-containing protein: MSTRGLSQNQRRLLSFLKDCERLGREFSLGDIAANTGWTESTVRTYETKGYWSSIIFKMPNGNYVARGVLNLSESNFHQEITQTQTIREFGHHLNSRIAKALLSKSKDNMILALELYNRPSLQNRLDGFTILFCTAWEQLLKAQIAERDGDSEIYRTVRPGRRPETISLQDCLNLIFPDDGNPVRRNIEQVKDYRDKATHLLMPEAQGLVSQVFQAGVINYEKHFCDISGIAFLPENSTGLMTLVGRQQEPDIVKLRSLYGEQVAGDILNLVQTLQRRIAEIDDDRFAVVVEHRLVFARRGEGTDITLAHGDGASQDAVIIRDPIPVERGFPYSYGSLWPEIYRRLIEENNVEFLATRLRLKGDAPIFNRYDLTAILAKEGWQNSINTYHYHSQILVGHRYSQEAVDYIVDKIVRDPDYVSRAINTWKRA; the protein is encoded by the coding sequence ATGTCAACCAGAGGTCTTAGCCAGAATCAACGGCGCTTGCTTTCATTTTTGAAAGACTGCGAGAGATTAGGCAGGGAATTTTCTTTAGGAGATATTGCTGCAAACACTGGTTGGACTGAATCAACGGTGAGAACTTATGAGACCAAAGGATATTGGTCTAGCATTATCTTTAAGATGCCGAATGGTAATTATGTAGCACGGGGAGTACTAAATTTATCTGAAAGCAATTTCCACCAGGAGATTACTCAAACTCAAACAATTAGAGAATTTGGACATCACCTTAATAGCCGAATTGCCAAAGCTCTTTTGAGCAAATCCAAAGATAATATGATACTCGCTTTGGAGTTGTACAATCGGCCCTCGCTTCAGAATCGGCTAGACGGTTTTACTATCCTCTTTTGTACGGCGTGGGAACAACTCCTAAAGGCACAAATTGCAGAAAGGGATGGTGACTCAGAAATATACAGAACAGTCAGACCTGGTAGAAGACCGGAGACAATCAGTTTACAGGATTGCTTGAACTTGATATTCCCTGACGATGGCAACCCAGTACGACGCAATATTGAACAAGTCAAGGATTACCGGGACAAAGCAACTCATCTGCTTATGCCAGAAGCACAAGGTTTGGTCTCGCAGGTCTTTCAAGCAGGCGTAATTAACTATGAGAAGCACTTCTGTGACATTAGTGGCATAGCATTTCTTCCGGAAAATTCTACAGGACTTATGACTCTTGTTGGTAGACAACAGGAACCTGATATTGTGAAACTTCGGTCACTGTACGGTGAACAAGTTGCCGGAGACATCTTGAATTTAGTGCAGACATTACAGAGACGCATCGCAGAAATCGATGATGATCGATTTGCCGTTGTTGTAGAGCATAGACTTGTCTTCGCTAGGCGTGGTGAGGGCACAGACATCACTTTAGCGCATGGTGATGGTGCGAGCCAGGATGCAGTCATCATTCGAGATCCAATTCCGGTCGAACGAGGATTCCCTTATTCTTATGGGTCGTTATGGCCAGAGATTTATCGCCGACTTATCGAAGAAAACAACGTTGAATTTCTGGCAACTCGTCTGCGATTAAAAGGCGATGCTCCAATTTTTAATCGGTATGATCTTACGGCGATCCTTGCTAAAGAAGGGTGGCAAAATTCTATCAACACGTACCATTATCACTCTCAAATTCTTGTTGGTCATCGATATTCGCAGGAAGCTGTCGACTATATTGTGGACAAGATCGTTCGAGATCCTGACTATGTGAGCCGTGCGATTAATACTTGGAAAAGAGCATAG
- a CDS encoding class I SAM-dependent methyltransferase produces the protein MNNAEQIDQAIGAISGGRVLDIATGTGSTIQWMIEALKDYEWFLGVDSVDITLRTFEDENVFESDDVEFQRMDAHHLELNDASFDTVTTTRSLHHFADPAQVMDEIMRVLRPGGHVLIGDMYSDNQTETQMTHVLAHHWWARIDAALGIDHTETYTRQQIVDLVEGMGLSRVEYYDYADLGGEATDIARTEFTKRQIARYLDKAKDLPNFDAIQAEAEVLLRRLDEVGVHGATMLFAIGEK, from the coding sequence ATGAACAACGCAGAACAGATCGACCAGGCCATCGGCGCGATTTCCGGCGGGCGCGTGCTCGACATCGCCACAGGGACCGGCAGCACGATCCAGTGGATGATCGAGGCGCTCAAAGATTACGAGTGGTTCCTGGGTGTGGACAGCGTGGACATCACTCTGCGCACCTTCGAGGACGAGAATGTCTTTGAGAGCGACGACGTGGAATTCCAGCGGATGGACGCCCATCACCTGGAACTGAACGACGCCAGCTTCGACACGGTGACGACGACCCGCTCCCTGCACCACTTTGCCGATCCCGCGCAGGTGATGGACGAGATCATGCGCGTGCTCAGGCCGGGTGGCCACGTTCTGATCGGTGACATGTACAGCGACAACCAGACCGAGACGCAGATGACGCACGTTTTGGCGCATCACTGGTGGGCGCGCATCGACGCCGCGCTGGGCATCGACCACACCGAGACGTACACCCGCCAGCAGATCGTGGACCTCGTCGAGGGCATGGGCCTGAGCCGCGTCGAGTATTACGATTACGCCGATCTCGGCGGCGAAGCGACCGACATCGCGCGCACGGAGTTCACCAAGCGGCAGATCGCGCGCTACCTGGACAAGGCGAAAGACCTGCCCAACTTCGACGCGATTCAGGCCGAAGCGGAGGTGCTCCTGCGGCGGCTGGATGAGGTCGGCGTCCACGGTGCGACGATGCTGTTCGCCATCGGGGAAAAGTAG
- a CDS encoding Type 1 glutamine amidotransferase-like domain-containing protein: MEGTLILHGGDAFTPKNKQLHYDWLRLIRGERRPRVSVVPVAELRKPILVAQDTSRYFQGVATFSEYVEITDQLSANTAVNYGGLDKTDAIVLTDGSPVHIVEQLRGTHTEKSLQNTMHRQAALFGVGASAMVMGGVYWLDNTWEPGLALAPHLAIMPRYDTVRMRLSPERLLAELPDGVTLIGIEENTALVCHPEGYYSVLGHGTVTIVRGPDDEREHRSGHKFALDAPADPDDSPDDAE; the protein is encoded by the coding sequence ATGGAAGGCACGCTCATTCTGCACGGCGGTGACGCCTTTACGCCCAAAAACAAGCAGCTTCACTACGACTGGCTGCGCCTGATCCGTGGAGAGCGCCGACCTCGCGTGTCGGTCGTGCCGGTCGCCGAGCTTCGCAAGCCGATCCTGGTCGCGCAAGATACCAGCCGCTACTTTCAGGGCGTCGCCACGTTCTCCGAATACGTCGAGATCACCGATCAGCTTTCGGCCAACACCGCCGTGAACTACGGCGGCCTGGACAAAACCGACGCCATCGTGCTAACCGACGGCAGCCCCGTGCACATCGTCGAGCAGTTGCGCGGCACACACACTGAAAAGTCGCTGCAAAACACGATGCACCGTCAGGCCGCACTGTTCGGCGTCGGCGCGAGTGCGATGGTAATGGGCGGCGTATACTGGCTCGACAACACCTGGGAGCCGGGGCTGGCCCTTGCGCCCCATCTGGCGATCATGCCGCGCTACGACACCGTACGGATGCGCCTCTCGCCGGAGCGCCTCCTGGCCGAGCTGCCCGACGGTGTCACGCTGATCGGCATCGAGGAAAATACGGCGCTGGTGTGCCATCCCGAAGGCTACTACTCTGTCCTCGGCCACGGCACAGTGACCATCGTGCGCGGTCCCGACGACGAACGCGAGCACCGCTCAGGGCACAAATTCGCGCTGGATGCGCCCGCCGACCCTGACGACTCGCCGGACGACGCGGAATAA